In Elephas maximus indicus isolate mEleMax1 chromosome 15, mEleMax1 primary haplotype, whole genome shotgun sequence, the following are encoded in one genomic region:
- the VPS28 gene encoding vacuolar protein sorting-associated protein 28 homolog — protein sequence MFHGIPATPGLGAPGNKPELYEEVKLYKNAREREKYDNMAELFAVVKTMQALEKAYIKDCVTPNEYTAACSRLLVQYKAAFRQVQGSEISSIDEFCRKFRLDCPLAMERIKEDRPITIKDDKGNLNRCIADVVSLFITVMDKLRLEIRAMDEIQPDLRELMETMHRMSHLPPDFEGRQTVSQWLQTLSGMSASDELDDSQVRQMLFDLESAYNAFNRFLHA from the exons ATGTTCCACGGGATCCCAGCCACTCCAGGCCTGGGAG CTCCAGGGAACAAGCCTGAGCTGTATGAG GAAGTGAAGCTGTACAAGAACGCCCGTGAGCGTGAGAA GTACGACAACATGGCAGAGCTCTTTGCGGTTGTGAAGACGatgcaggccctggagaaggcatACATCAAAGACTGTGTCACCCCTAATGA GTACACGGCTGCCTGCTCCCGGCTCCTGGTCCAGTACAAAGCTGCCTTCCGGCAGGTCCAGGGTTCCGAGATCAGCTCCATCGATGAGTTCTGTCGCAAGTTTCGC CTGGACTGCCCGCTGGCCATGGAGAGGATCAAGGAGGACCGGCCCATCACCATAAAGGATGACAAGGGCAACCTCAACCGCTGCATTGCCGACGTTGTCTCG CTCTTCATCACAGTGATGGACAAGCTGCGCCTGGAGATCCGAGCTATGGACGAG ATCCAGCCTGACCTACGGGAGCTGATGGAGACCATGCACCGAATGAGCCACCTGCCCCCCGACTTTGAGGGCCGCCAGACGGTCAGTCAGTG GCTGCAGACCCTGAGCGGCATGTCCGCCTCGGATGAGCTGGACGACTCCCAGGTGCGCCAGATGCTCTTTGACCTGGAGTCAGCCTACAATGCCTTCAACCGCTTCCTGCACGCCTGA